Proteins from a genomic interval of Thunnus maccoyii chromosome 1, fThuMac1.1, whole genome shotgun sequence:
- the LOC121900666 gene encoding proteolipid protein 2: protein MSEDQNITTTMDVDTAFLKSKRGILKLAEMVTLFVAFVCFATASRSEHIAATFIELLITSFLLLLYLLKLNKKFTLFFWPLVDAFNSVFAAVYFLVLSFIALRTYAFTGTLVGGIIGFLSAGLLTVDTYTIFKNITFNKPRNETQNQVSQDMT from the exons ATGTCAGAGGATCAAAATATAACAACGACCATGGACGTGGACACTGCTTTTCTCAAATCGAAGAGAGGCATCCTGAAACTAGCAGAGATG gTGACTCTGTTTGTGGCGTTCGTGTGTTTTGCCACAGCATCCAGATCAGAGCACATTGCAGCCACGTTCATAGAGTTGCTGATCACTTCATTTCTGCTGTTACTGTACCTGCTCAAACTCAACAAGAAGTTTACTCTCTTCTTTTGGCCTCTCGTT gatgctttcaattcagtttttgcAGCAGTCTACTTTCTCGTCTTGAGTTTTATTGCCTTGAGAACATACGCTTTCACAGGCACACTGGTTGGAGGG ATAATTGGTTTCTTGTCAGCTGGGCTGCTGACTGTGGACACCTACACAATTTTCAAGAACATCACATTCAACAAGCCAAGAAATGAAACCCAGAATCAAGTCAGTcaagacatgacatga